Proteins encoded together in one Halorubellus sp. JP-L1 window:
- a CDS encoding ABC transporter permease, translated as MINVDVTPRKETPRWLQLLTPVATIFAALVVGAVPLVFSGFNPINAYEIVLLQPLSTPAGLTQTLVKAVPLTLASLAVYLPMRAGLWNIGAEGQIYVGGIVATWVALNINAPTGIMLVLVVLGGAFGGGIWGFIPGWLRAKWDVNEIIVTLMMTFIAVSINDYMVHGPMQGGRAGYPASEMIGEAAQLPSIPGTGVHLGIVLAVLAVVFVYVLLKQTRFGYEATVQESNPRAAFHAGISDYRVFVTVMVLGGALAGIGGMAEIAGSQHRLLANFSPGYGFTAIAIALLGRNSAFHVLLASLFFSVLFVGAGFISVQLNVSAALVEIIQALIILFLLTATFFQQFEVSLERSAVGGEAV; from the coding sequence ATGATAAATGTAGACGTCACGCCCCGCAAGGAAACGCCTCGATGGCTCCAGTTGTTAACGCCAGTAGCCACGATCTTCGCTGCACTAGTCGTTGGAGCTGTCCCTCTGGTATTCAGCGGCTTCAACCCAATAAACGCGTACGAGATCGTTCTCCTGCAACCACTTTCGACTCCCGCGGGACTTACTCAGACATTGGTCAAAGCGGTCCCACTCACGCTCGCCTCGTTGGCCGTGTATTTACCGATGCGGGCCGGGCTCTGGAACATCGGCGCGGAAGGACAGATCTACGTCGGGGGCATCGTAGCTACCTGGGTAGCTCTCAATATCAACGCCCCGACCGGTATCATGCTCGTCCTCGTCGTACTCGGTGGTGCATTTGGAGGAGGAATTTGGGGATTCATCCCAGGGTGGCTACGGGCCAAATGGGATGTAAACGAGATCATCGTCACGCTCATGATGACGTTCATCGCTGTCTCGATCAACGATTACATGGTACATGGCCCGATGCAAGGTGGACGAGCGGGCTATCCAGCGAGTGAAATGATCGGAGAAGCCGCACAATTGCCCAGCATTCCCGGGACTGGCGTGCACCTCGGTATCGTCCTTGCCGTCCTGGCTGTCGTATTCGTCTACGTCCTGTTGAAGCAGACTCGGTTCGGGTACGAGGCGACGGTACAGGAATCTAACCCTCGCGCAGCGTTCCATGCGGGCATCAGCGACTACCGCGTCTTCGTCACGGTCATGGTACTCGGCGGCGCTTTGGCCGGGATCGGAGGCATGGCTGAGATTGCTGGCTCTCAACACAGGCTGCTGGCGAACTTCTCACCAGGATATGGCTTCACTGCGATCGCTATCGCGCTCCTGGGTCGCAATAGCGCGTTCCACGTACTACTTGCGAGCCTCTTCTTTAGCGTCCTGTTCGTCGGAGCAGGGTTCATCAGCGTGCAATTGAACGTTTCTGCTGCCCTCGTCGAGATTATTCAAGCGCTTATCATTCTCTTCCTCCTGACCGCAACGTTCTTCCAGCAGTTCGAAGTGTCACTCGAACGTTCCGCCGTTGGCGGGGAGGCGGTCTGA
- a CDS encoding ABC transporter ATP-binding protein, which produces MTENTLLELRDIVKTFPGGVTANDGADLTVERGEIHGLLGENGAGKSTLMRTLYGLYSPDSGEIRLRGEPVRVSSPERAIDLGVGMVHQHFMLIPRLSVVENVIVGQREPAGLFQRDEEGFGQFLQSRFAQSIGSRFSIGREPARQRIRALNEEYGLDVDVDATVGNLDVGQQQRVEILKALYRDVDLLILDEPTAALTPRESEQLFATLRRLVDDGLSVIFITHKLDEITSITDRVTVLKDGQTVGTVETAETTRSELAEMMVGRDVVFKVDKDRREQVGDPILSARGITADDDRGQQALHEVDIRVHAGEIVGIIGVSGNGQRELVECLAGERTPTDGEISVKGEPMTERGPRAFLEAGLAYIPEDRLENGCAPGLSVAQNAILRDYHSSRFDSDGLLPFLDSEAIREYASQLVEEFDIRVGSLNTRAGELSGGNLQKLILARELSRDPDAVVAHHPTRGLDVGAIEYVRELLLEQQQEDTAILLVTESLDEVLDMSDRILVMYEGELVYETTPDQTDRQDLGLYMTGGGASNSERTAAVADGEGER; this is translated from the coding sequence ATGACAGAGAACACGCTACTCGAACTGCGCGATATCGTGAAGACCTTCCCGGGAGGAGTAACTGCTAACGACGGAGCCGATCTGACCGTCGAACGAGGGGAGATCCATGGGCTTCTCGGGGAAAATGGTGCCGGAAAGAGCACGCTGATGCGTACGCTCTATGGCCTCTACTCGCCCGATTCCGGCGAAATACGGCTTCGGGGAGAACCGGTCCGAGTCTCGTCACCGGAACGAGCGATCGATCTTGGAGTCGGGATGGTTCATCAGCACTTCATGCTCATTCCTCGACTATCGGTGGTAGAGAACGTCATCGTCGGCCAGCGGGAGCCAGCTGGACTCTTCCAACGCGACGAAGAGGGATTCGGACAGTTCCTCCAGTCGAGATTCGCACAATCAATCGGGAGCCGATTTAGTATCGGGAGGGAACCAGCGAGACAACGTATCAGAGCTCTCAACGAGGAATACGGACTCGACGTTGACGTCGATGCGACCGTCGGAAACTTGGACGTAGGACAGCAACAGCGCGTCGAAATACTGAAAGCGCTGTACCGAGACGTCGACCTCCTCATTCTGGACGAACCCACTGCCGCACTTACGCCACGGGAATCCGAGCAGCTCTTCGCGACCCTACGACGCCTCGTCGACGATGGGCTCAGCGTCATATTCATCACGCACAAGCTCGACGAGATCACTTCGATAACGGATCGAGTTACGGTGCTGAAGGACGGACAGACGGTGGGAACCGTCGAAACAGCAGAGACAACCCGATCCGAGCTTGCGGAGATGATGGTCGGACGAGATGTCGTGTTCAAGGTTGACAAGGACCGGCGGGAACAGGTTGGCGATCCCATACTGAGTGCCCGTGGAATAACGGCAGACGATGACCGAGGACAGCAAGCACTTCACGAGGTGGACATCCGCGTTCATGCGGGCGAAATCGTTGGTATCATCGGGGTGAGCGGAAACGGCCAGCGAGAACTCGTCGAGTGCCTTGCTGGAGAACGCACGCCAACTGACGGCGAGATCTCTGTCAAAGGAGAGCCGATGACCGAACGAGGTCCTCGAGCGTTCCTCGAGGCCGGTCTCGCCTATATCCCTGAAGATAGGCTCGAGAACGGCTGTGCTCCGGGGTTATCCGTCGCACAGAATGCCATTCTTCGGGATTATCATTCGTCTCGATTCGATAGCGATGGACTGTTGCCGTTTCTCGATTCCGAAGCCATCCGCGAGTACGCGAGCCAGCTCGTCGAAGAGTTCGACATTCGTGTCGGCAGTCTGAATACGAGAGCCGGGGAGCTCTCCGGAGGGAATCTGCAGAAGCTCATTCTCGCCCGTGAGCTCTCCCGGGATCCAGACGCGGTAGTGGCGCATCATCCTACCCGGGGTCTCGACGTCGGCGCAATCGAATACGTCCGAGAACTCCTCTTAGAGCAACAACAGGAGGATACAGCCATTCTACTAGTCACGGAGTCGCTTGACGAAGTGCTAGACATGAGCGACCGCATTCTAGTCATGTACGAGGGCGAACTCGTGTACGAGACGACGCCCGACCAAACGGACCGACAGGATCTCGGCCTGTACATGACTGGTGGGGGCGCCTCAAACTCGGAGCGAACCGCTGCTGTCGCCGATGGGGAGGGAGAACGATGA
- a CDS encoding hydantoinase B/oxoprolinase family protein: protein MSTRDGDEGIDLQIRDVDPVTFQIIKHRLFRVTDEAVKALKRVSGTPVTNEGHDLMVSLYTKDGKLLTGGVGFLHHYIGASRAVEAIIDRFGGDIEEGDMFLLNDSYTAALHPPDAYIINPIFHEGELMAFSASFVHVNDIGSVDPGGFSPNSTSVYHEGFQTPGLKFMEEGEIRDDILDTLLNMSRDPEMVELDIRSQIAANNVATDRMQGMFEEHGPETVETVSEQLIEQSEAKFRKRLSELPDGTWQARQYLDSKPEDKIFTVDVTLTKEGDEMSFDFEGTSEQSEYGLNCSYWTAVGGLTAPIFPLLCYDITWNDGIFNPIEVEAPEGTIVNAQRPAPISIATVATLQTCNNLGTLTSSKLLGASEEYKERATGVWHGAHCVAQINAEFEGGGTVIDMLTDTFGGAGGARGHSDGVDLGGEVPNLVARWGNVERHESILPLMYLYRYFVSDSGGPGENRGGVGHEFAVTPVTEEGIDEINSITFGRGTDVPPSTGVFGGYPGCTSDYSVFRDTDLWDDDTGFPLSNHELNAAEQEDATWGTRSFGMDDVFYLRYTGSGGYGDPLDRDSDSVAEDVADGKITPEVARDIYGVPVTEQGDIDGSVEERQEAIREQRVDDPNHSPTVDFADTSQTELRLGANLTVVSADEERYTACESCETVLAPVSENWKDAASVTERDPTAAGPFRESHDDFRFRQFSCPSCATLLDTEVALADQPYLESRLH, encoded by the coding sequence ATGAGCACTCGCGACGGCGACGAAGGAATCGACCTACAGATTCGGGACGTGGATCCGGTAACGTTCCAGATAATCAAGCACCGCCTGTTCCGCGTTACTGACGAGGCCGTAAAGGCACTCAAGCGAGTGTCGGGGACGCCGGTTACCAACGAGGGACACGACCTCATGGTATCGTTGTATACGAAGGACGGGAAGCTATTGACGGGCGGTGTTGGCTTCCTTCACCACTACATCGGTGCATCGAGAGCTGTCGAGGCTATCATCGACAGGTTCGGTGGCGACATCGAGGAGGGCGACATGTTCCTCCTCAACGACTCGTACACCGCTGCCCTCCATCCGCCGGACGCATACATCATCAATCCGATATTCCACGAGGGGGAACTGATGGCCTTCTCCGCGAGCTTCGTCCACGTCAACGACATCGGATCGGTGGATCCCGGCGGGTTCTCGCCGAATTCGACGTCGGTCTACCACGAGGGGTTCCAGACGCCCGGCCTGAAGTTCATGGAAGAAGGAGAGATCAGGGACGACATCCTCGATACGCTCCTGAACATGAGCCGCGATCCGGAGATGGTCGAATTAGATATCCGGTCACAGATAGCGGCGAACAACGTCGCAACGGACCGGATGCAGGGAATGTTCGAAGAGCACGGACCCGAGACGGTCGAGACGGTCTCCGAGCAGCTCATCGAACAATCCGAAGCCAAGTTCCGGAAGCGGCTTTCTGAGTTACCCGACGGGACCTGGCAAGCGCGCCAGTATCTCGACTCCAAGCCCGAAGACAAGATCTTCACGGTCGACGTGACTCTCACGAAGGAAGGCGACGAGATGAGCTTCGACTTCGAGGGGACCAGCGAACAGAGCGAGTACGGCCTCAACTGTTCGTACTGGACGGCAGTTGGCGGTCTTACTGCGCCCATCTTCCCGTTGCTCTGCTACGACATCACCTGGAACGATGGCATCTTCAATCCAATCGAGGTAGAGGCACCCGAGGGCACCATCGTCAACGCTCAAAGGCCGGCACCAATTTCGATCGCGACGGTGGCAACGCTCCAGACGTGTAACAACCTCGGGACGCTGACCTCGTCGAAGTTGCTCGGGGCGAGCGAGGAGTACAAGGAACGGGCGACTGGCGTTTGGCACGGTGCTCACTGCGTCGCCCAGATCAACGCCGAATTCGAGGGCGGAGGGACCGTCATCGACATGCTGACAGACACGTTCGGCGGTGCCGGAGGCGCCCGAGGACATAGCGATGGCGTCGATCTTGGTGGAGAAGTCCCGAACTTGGTCGCCAGGTGGGGGAACGTCGAACGGCACGAAAGCATCCTCCCCCTGATGTACCTGTATCGGTACTTCGTTTCTGACTCCGGCGGTCCCGGAGAGAATCGCGGCGGGGTCGGCCACGAGTTCGCGGTCACGCCGGTCACCGAAGAGGGGATCGACGAGATCAATTCCATCACGTTCGGACGCGGTACTGACGTCCCACCCTCTACCGGCGTGTTCGGGGGCTACCCCGGCTGTACGTCGGACTATTCGGTCTTCCGGGATACCGACCTTTGGGACGACGATACTGGCTTCCCCCTCTCGAATCACGAGCTGAACGCAGCTGAGCAAGAGGACGCAACGTGGGGAACGCGTTCGTTCGGTATGGACGACGTATTCTATCTCCGTTACACAGGAAGCGGAGGGTACGGCGATCCTCTAGACCGCGATTCAGACAGCGTCGCCGAGGACGTCGCCGACGGGAAAATCACCCCGGAGGTGGCACGCGACATCTATGGCGTCCCCGTCACCGAGCAAGGAGATATCGATGGCTCGGTCGAAGAACGCCAAGAAGCGATTCGGGAGCAGCGCGTAGACGACCCCAATCATTCCCCAACGGTCGACTTCGCCGACACCAGCCAGACCGAACTCCGTCTCGGCGCAAACTTGACCGTCGTCTCCGCCGACGAGGAGCGGTATACGGCCTGCGAGTCGTGTGAGACGGTGCTTGCACCCGTCAGTGAGAACTGGAAAGACGCTGCTTCCGTTACGGAACGAGACCCGACAGCGGCTGGTCCATTCCGTGAGAGTCACGACGACTTCCGGTTCCGACAGTTCAGCTGTCCATCCTGTGCAACCCTACTGGATACCGAAGTAGCGTTGGCAGACCAACCATATCTCGAGAGTCGACTGCACTGA
- a CDS encoding hydantoinase/oxoprolinase family protein: MTYRIGTDVGGTCTDSAIMDESGRVVIGKDLTTYPDFSGGIFNSLEDATGKMDVGFDELIQDTSLFLHATTVGENTLFEREGAQTGLLTTKGFEETLHATRGGYGRWSGQSYEETKDVVMSNKVEPLIPMENISGLSERAYRDEVVEPLDESEVREAVDSFADQGMEAIACCFVWSFQSPEHERMVKQVVQDEYPEIPVSISSDVSPSMGEYERTATTVLNSYLKPATEQYLESLQKKLHETGFSGTMLLMFSHGGLVSRKDAVEQPIGLIESGPVSGLIGSRFIGEQTGRNNIISTDMGGTTFKMGVIREERIEYAEEPMVGRHHYQFPKRDVHSIAMAGGSVVSIDEETNVPQIGPESAGSDPGPICYGQGGEKPTITDVDLIQGYFEPDFFLGGDKEMAPEKAYDIFEEKIADPLGRSVTDAAADIYKLANSMIGDLIRETTVEKGIDPRNFTLSAIGGAAGMHAASYARELNIPEVIIPHTASVHSAFGLLSTDVTHLYSDVTQLQPPFDVNEINEVFDDLEAEATEKLTGEGFDEHDIRLNRSISMRYQRQVHEVLTPVEATGTLDEDDLEAVLGRFEDLYEQRYGKGSAFKQGEVEMVEFRVRAVGSLATPEPHQHEKSRQDPETAKLREKEMHFEPAGGLVDAPVYDFTEIQPGFVAEGPGVIVTPVTTIVVNPGDEARMDRYKNVRIDIGGSDQ, translated from the coding sequence ATGACATACCGCATTGGGACCGACGTTGGTGGGACGTGTACCGACTCAGCTATCATGGACGAGTCGGGCCGAGTCGTCATCGGGAAAGATCTCACCACATATCCGGACTTCTCCGGCGGGATCTTCAACTCCCTCGAGGATGCGACCGGGAAAATGGACGTCGGCTTCGACGAGCTCATTCAGGACACGTCGTTGTTCCTTCACGCCACGACGGTCGGAGAGAACACGCTCTTCGAGCGAGAAGGGGCCCAAACCGGCTTGCTGACCACGAAGGGATTCGAGGAAACGTTGCACGCAACTCGGGGAGGATATGGTCGGTGGTCCGGGCAGTCGTACGAGGAGACGAAGGACGTCGTGATGAGCAACAAGGTCGAGCCGCTCATCCCGATGGAGAACATCTCGGGACTGTCGGAGCGAGCCTATCGCGACGAAGTCGTCGAACCGCTCGACGAGTCGGAGGTCAGAGAAGCTGTGGATTCGTTCGCCGACCAGGGAATGGAGGCTATCGCTTGTTGTTTCGTCTGGTCGTTCCAATCGCCCGAACACGAGCGCATGGTTAAACAAGTCGTTCAGGACGAATACCCGGAGATTCCAGTATCGATATCGAGCGACGTGTCACCCTCGATGGGCGAATACGAGCGCACCGCGACGACGGTTCTCAACTCATACTTGAAGCCGGCGACCGAACAGTACCTCGAAAGTCTCCAGAAGAAACTTCACGAAACGGGGTTCTCGGGGACGATGCTCCTGATGTTCTCACATGGGGGTTTGGTCTCGCGGAAAGACGCTGTGGAACAGCCCATTGGACTCATCGAGTCGGGGCCAGTCAGCGGCCTCATCGGGAGTCGATTCATCGGTGAGCAGACCGGGCGGAACAACATCATTTCGACCGACATGGGTGGCACGACGTTCAAGATGGGCGTCATCCGAGAGGAACGCATCGAGTATGCCGAAGAGCCAATGGTCGGACGCCACCACTACCAGTTCCCCAAGCGCGACGTCCATTCGATTGCGATGGCGGGGGGGAGCGTCGTCTCCATCGACGAGGAGACCAACGTCCCACAGATTGGCCCCGAGAGCGCCGGGTCTGACCCAGGACCAATCTGCTACGGGCAGGGCGGAGAGAAGCCGACGATCACCGACGTGGACCTCATCCAGGGCTACTTCGAACCGGACTTCTTCTTGGGAGGCGACAAAGAGATGGCTCCCGAGAAAGCGTACGACATCTTCGAAGAGAAGATAGCGGATCCGCTGGGACGGTCGGTGACGGACGCCGCCGCGGACATCTACAAGCTGGCGAACTCGATGATCGGCGACCTCATTCGCGAGACCACCGTCGAGAAGGGTATCGACCCCCGGAACTTCACTCTCTCCGCGATCGGTGGCGCAGCCGGGATGCACGCTGCCTCGTACGCACGAGAATTGAACATCCCCGAAGTGATCATTCCCCACACTGCTTCGGTCCATAGCGCGTTCGGGCTGTTATCGACGGACGTCACGCACCTCTATTCCGACGTCACGCAACTTCAGCCACCGTTCGACGTGAACGAGATTAACGAGGTGTTTGACGACCTCGAAGCGGAAGCCACGGAGAAGCTGACCGGCGAAGGATTCGACGAGCACGATATTCGACTCAACCGGTCGATCAGTATGCGGTACCAGCGTCAGGTCCACGAGGTATTGACGCCGGTGGAGGCAACGGGAACCCTCGACGAAGATGATCTCGAAGCGGTATTAGGTCGGTTCGAGGACCTCTACGAACAGCGTTACGGGAAAGGCTCCGCGTTCAAACAGGGCGAGGTGGAAATGGTGGAATTCCGCGTCCGAGCGGTCGGATCGCTCGCCACGCCAGAACCACACCAACACGAGAAATCCAGACAGGACCCGGAGACCGCGAAGCTCCGAGAGAAGGAGATGCACTTCGAGCCCGCTGGTGGTCTAGTCGACGCACCGGTGTACGACTTCACGGAAATCCAGCCTGGCTTCGTCGCAGAGGGTCCAGGCGTCATCGTCACCCCCGTGACGACGATCGTCGTGAACCCGGGTGACGAGGCTCGTATGGACCGCTATAAGAACGTTCGAATCGACATAGGAGGATCCGACCAATGA
- a CDS encoding BMP family ABC transporter substrate-binding protein — MPDRLSQMRRRKLVAAIGAGGISGIAGCLSGDNEGDGDGSDGDTASEGTDSTNGGGSTEGDGTVKVAWIYISPVGDLGFAAAHERARNALEEEHDWIETNSSEEVAPPDIESTLRNYASQGYDAVFSTSVEYQDAVVTVAEDNPDMAFNQLLSTVTEDNVGSYYVRNYQSRFLQGVAAGMVTESDTIGFVASFPIPVTLRMINAYALGARLVNPEATTLVRFTSAWFAPQDASQAAQSMIDEGADVLTTIMDSTATVKTANDNGVWGGGAFVSQANAGGENYLASAIINWNEFYEPELETVRNDSFEGDWYWGGMNDGIVALDEWGPSVPQEVKDRVEEEKQNIIDNDHYVWKDSKFSGWNDERLFNEMSSYVEGVEGEVPS, encoded by the coding sequence ATGCCAGACAGACTCTCACAAATGAGGAGGCGGAAGCTAGTGGCCGCCATAGGCGCAGGGGGCATATCGGGTATCGCTGGCTGTCTAAGCGGTGACAATGAGGGTGACGGTGACGGCTCTGACGGTGACACGGCTTCTGAAGGCACCGATTCGACGAATGGGGGAGGATCGACAGAAGGGGACGGGACGGTGAAGGTGGCCTGGATATACATCTCCCCAGTCGGCGATCTCGGCTTCGCGGCTGCCCACGAGAGGGCCCGGAATGCGCTTGAAGAGGAGCACGATTGGATTGAGACGAACTCCTCGGAAGAAGTCGCACCGCCGGACATCGAATCGACGCTACGAAACTACGCCTCACAGGGGTACGACGCCGTTTTCTCCACTAGCGTCGAATATCAGGATGCGGTTGTCACCGTCGCCGAGGACAATCCCGACATGGCGTTCAATCAGTTGCTCTCGACCGTTACGGAAGACAACGTCGGTTCCTATTACGTGAGAAATTACCAGAGTAGGTTCCTACAGGGTGTTGCAGCAGGAATGGTGACCGAGTCCGATACCATTGGGTTCGTGGCTTCGTTCCCGATACCGGTGACGCTCCGAATGATAAACGCTTACGCACTCGGCGCTCGACTCGTCAATCCGGAAGCGACGACGTTAGTTAGATTCACGAGTGCGTGGTTTGCCCCACAGGATGCGAGCCAAGCAGCGCAGTCGATGATAGACGAAGGTGCGGACGTCCTTACGACCATCATGGATTCGACGGCTACAGTGAAGACTGCGAATGATAACGGTGTCTGGGGCGGCGGTGCGTTCGTGTCCCAAGCGAATGCCGGCGGAGAGAACTACCTGGCTTCGGCGATCATCAACTGGAACGAGTTTTACGAGCCCGAACTCGAGACGGTCAGGAACGACTCCTTCGAAGGCGACTGGTACTGGGGCGGCATGAATGATGGGATCGTCGCCCTCGACGAGTGGGGGCCGTCGGTCCCACAGGAGGTCAAGGACCGTGTGGAGGAGGAGAAACAGAATATCATCGACAACGACCACTACGTCTGGAAGGACAGCAAGTTCTCTGGGTGGAACGACGAGAGATTGTTTAACGAGATGTCCTCGTACGTGGAAGGCGTCGAGGGGGAAGTACCTTCGTAG
- a CDS encoding amidase, with product MPYVPNARFRPPSAQTVRELAEQYYLDLSEEEVEAFVDLITGQVEAFERLRSLHEPERTLTRTVRESHGPPSIDADPDNAIVTECLVEGADDGPLAGYEVAVKDNIAVAGIEMTAGSNVFEGYIPKYDASAVERLLDAGADIVAKANMSDMAVSGSADLSATGPIYNPRDNNYLAGGSSGGSAVAVINGNADIALGTDQAGSIRVPAAFCGCVGHKPTHGLVPYTGAIPMGFSFDHLGPMTNTVEDAALMLDTIAGPDGLDPRQDGREPDEYAATLGTTPDDITVGVLEEGFIGVEEELDDQVKNALEAFEAEGAEVRDASVPLHDDGALIWRGVVPESIAALTRDDGVGHFVAGHYDTAFQQAFATARRGRGDEFPATYKFLLVMGEYLMEEYYGYYHAISRNLTRKLSRQYDDALSDVDVLALPTSPITAFEADRDIEGPKDLVLKAQTGTRTHNTSPFDVTGHPSISVPAGTADGLPVGLLFVAPHYDDVTALRAAHAFEQHVNVGL from the coding sequence ATGCCATATGTTCCCAACGCACGCTTTCGTCCGCCGTCGGCTCAAACGGTCAGAGAGCTCGCGGAGCAATACTACCTCGATCTTTCTGAAGAGGAAGTCGAAGCATTCGTCGACCTCATTACCGGGCAGGTCGAGGCGTTCGAACGACTTCGGTCCCTCCACGAACCCGAACGAACGCTCACTCGAACCGTCCGGGAATCGCACGGGCCTCCCTCTATAGACGCCGATCCAGACAACGCAATCGTCACCGAATGCTTGGTCGAAGGAGCCGACGACGGGCCCCTCGCAGGCTACGAAGTAGCTGTCAAGGACAACATCGCCGTAGCCGGTATCGAAATGACTGCGGGCTCGAATGTTTTCGAGGGGTACATTCCAAAATATGACGCATCCGCTGTCGAGCGACTACTCGACGCTGGCGCGGACATCGTCGCCAAAGCAAACATGAGCGACATGGCCGTCTCTGGAAGCGCCGATCTCTCCGCAACCGGTCCCATCTACAACCCACGCGATAATAACTACCTAGCCGGTGGCTCCTCTGGAGGGAGTGCAGTAGCCGTAATCAACGGGAACGCTGACATCGCACTCGGAACGGACCAAGCCGGATCGATTCGAGTACCAGCGGCGTTCTGCGGGTGCGTCGGCCATAAACCGACCCACGGATTGGTTCCCTATACGGGAGCCATCCCGATGGGGTTCTCCTTCGATCACCTGGGTCCGATGACGAACACGGTAGAGGACGCAGCACTGATGCTCGACACCATCGCCGGCCCCGATGGACTCGATCCACGACAAGATGGTCGAGAACCCGACGAATACGCTGCGACACTCGGCACGACGCCTGATGACATCACGGTTGGTGTCCTCGAAGAGGGGTTCATAGGCGTCGAGGAAGAACTCGACGATCAAGTCAAGAACGCGCTCGAGGCATTCGAAGCTGAAGGAGCAGAGGTTCGAGACGCGTCCGTCCCACTCCACGACGATGGGGCTCTCATCTGGCGGGGGGTGGTCCCCGAATCGATTGCAGCGCTTACGCGAGACGACGGTGTCGGTCATTTCGTAGCGGGCCACTACGATACGGCGTTCCAGCAGGCGTTCGCCACGGCGCGCCGCGGCCGCGGAGACGAGTTCCCAGCTACGTACAAGTTCCTCCTCGTGATGGGGGAGTACCTCATGGAGGAGTACTATGGATACTATCACGCCATCTCACGGAACCTCACGAGGAAACTGAGCCGCCAGTACGACGACGCCTTGTCGGACGTTGACGTTCTGGCGCTTCCAACTTCGCCAATTACGGCGTTCGAGGCCGATCGAGACATCGAGGGGCCGAAAGACCTCGTGCTGAAGGCCCAGACCGGGACTCGAACTCACAATACCTCGCCGTTCGACGTGACCGGGCACCCGAGCATCTCGGTCCCAGCAGGAACCGCCGATGGACTCCCCGTCGGTCTGCTCTTCGTCGCCCCTCACTACGACGACGTAACCGCGTTACGGGCCGCCCACGCGTTCGAACAGCACGTCAACGTGGGACTCTAA